A portion of the Cryptomeria japonica chromosome 5, Sugi_1.0, whole genome shotgun sequence genome contains these proteins:
- the LOC131034466 gene encoding laccase-3: MALTYLRLYLCLSFMFATGLAELVSHSFIVKSLTVTKLCGTRDIITVNDQFPGPTLYVHEGDTVEVKVFNYAQYNLTIHWHGIRQMRTAWADGPEFITQCPIRPGGSYTYRFTITDQEGTLWWHAHSSWLRATVYGALIIYPKEGIKYPFLEPCHEAPPIILGEWWNRNPIDVVNDATRTGAAPNVSDAFTINGQPGDLYQCSSLETYTLSVKQGNSYLLRIINAGLNTELFVSIANHVMLVVAVDASYTKPFETCVIMIGPGQTTDVILLANQPVGKYYIAAQAYASAQGVPFDNTTTTAIIEYETLDPLIFFKSPAMPNLPAFNDTATATKFSVALRSLASLDHPINVPQNIDENLFYTVGVGLLNCPPSQTCGGPNNTRFAASFNNISFVPPQTVSLLQAHYYGLFGVFSRDFPDNPPVQFDYTAQNVSRSLWSPVKDTKVKVFKYNTAVQIILQGTNIFAGENHPIHLHGYDFYIVGQGFGNYNPVLDPLHFNLIDPPMRNTVSVPVNGWAAIRFVADNPGMWLFHCHLDVHITWGLAMAFLVENGPHYLSSLEAPPVDLPLC, encoded by the exons ATGGCACTGACATACCTGAGGCTCTACTTATGCTTGAGCTTTATGTTTGCCACTGGACTTGCAGAATTAGTCAGCCACTCTTTTATT GTTAAGTCTCTAACTGTGACAAAACTCTGCGGGACGCGTGATATTATCACAGTGAACGACCAATTTCCAGGCCCAACTCTTTATGTTCACGAAGGGGACACTGTAGAAGTCAAAGTTTTTAATTACGCTCAGTATAATTTGACCATTCACTG GCATGGAATTCGGCAAATGCGCACAGCGTGGGCTGATGGGCCGGAGTTTATAACCCAATGCCCCATTCGACCTGGAGGAAGTTACACCTACAGATTCACCATTACTGACCAAGAAGGGACCCTCTGGTGGCATGCTCACAGCTCATGGCTCAGGGCCACTGTTTATGGAGCCCTAATCATTTATCCAAAGGAGGGCATAAAGTATCCCTTTCTTGAACCGTGCCATGAAGCACCGCCCATCATTCTAG GGGAATGGTGGAACAGAAATCCCATCGATGTTGTGAATGATGCAACGCGGACAGGAGCTGCACCAAATGTATCGGACGCTTTTACCATCAACGGGCAACCGGGAGATCTATATCAGTGCTCAAGCTTAG AGACTTATACTCTTTCAGTGAAGCAAGGAAATTCATATCTACTCCGCATAATCAACGCTGGACTGAATACAGAACTCTTCGTGTCAATAGCAAATCAtgtaatgttagtggtggcagtGGATGCTTCTTACACAAAACCCTTTGAAACATGCGTCATAATGATTGGTCCAGGCCAAACTACTGACGTTATCCTGCTTGCAAACCAGCCCGTAGGAAAATACTACATCGCTGCCCAAGCATATGCAAGTGCACAGGGAGTTCCCTTCGATAACACCACAACAACAGCCATTATTGAGTACGAAACACTAgatcccttaatcttcttcaaatctcCTGCAATGCCTAATCTCCCAGCTTTTAATGATACAGCAACTGCAACCAAATTTTCAGTTGCGTTAAGAAGCTTGGCCTCTCTAGACCACCCTATCAATGTTCCTCAAAATATTGATGAAAACCTCTTTTACACGGTAGGCGTGGGATTGCTCAACTGCCCACCTTCTCAAACTTGTGGAGGCCCCAATAATACCAGATTTGCAGCAAGTTTTAACAACATTTCATTTGTTCCCCCACAGACAGTATCCCTGTTACAAGCTCACTATTATGGCCTCTTTGGAGTTTTCTCAAGAGACTTCCCAGATAACCCACCTGTACAGTTTGATTATACTGCACAGAATGTGAGTAGGAGCCTTTGGTCCCCAGTGAAAGACACTAAAGTTAAAGTTTTTAAATATAACACTGCAGTGCAGATAATTCTCCAGGGTACAAATATCTTTGCAGGGGAGAATCATCCTATTCATCTCCATGGATATGATTTTTACATTGTGGGACAAGGTTTTGGGAACTATAACCCTGTATTAGACCCTCTCCACTTCAATCTGATTGATCCTCCAATGAGAAATACTGTTTCTGTGCCAGTGAATGGTTGGGCTGCGATAAGATTTGTGGCTGATAATCCAG GGATGTGGTTGTTTCACTGTCATCTAGACGTCCATATAACATGGGGACTGGCCATGGCTTTTCTGGTAGAAAATGGGCCCCATTATTTATCAAGTTTGGAGGCTCCTCCTGTTGACCTTCCATTATGTTAA